One part of the Nematostella vectensis chromosome 8, jaNemVect1.1, whole genome shotgun sequence genome encodes these proteins:
- the LOC5515265 gene encoding tRNA wybutosine-synthesizing protein 3 homolog isoform X4 — translation MAAFMAQKQQTLSQADLSKKGSIDEPIVNLVDYINGLDAFFTTSSCSGRISVFTEGHGQRKKCSEWRYITHGQADLESVLESLEDCKRDAVLKFEPFVLHVQCKSLEHAQLMLKASLESGYKNSGIVIGRKSRYMMAVRSTHSLEVPLICNGNLLVSKEYIQYVVDMANKKMEDNKDRIQRFYTKLKEAIQAEKKKREPNADKRRGSRRTPHLESEKTSSVQDVLSNDDSEDIEDCLAGFYGDLDDK, via the exons atggcggccttCATGGCTCAAAAACAGCAAACGCTGTCTCAAGCAGATCTGAGCAAAAAGGGAAGCATAGACGAACCTATTGTTAATCTTGTGGATTATATAAACGGACTGGATGCTTTTTTCACCACAAGCTCGTGTTCTGGAAGAATATCTGTCTTTACTGAG ggtCATGGACAACGAAAGAAATGCAGTGAGTGGAGATATATCACACATGGTCAAGCTGACTTAGAATCTGTG CTTGAGTCATTAGAGGATTGTAAAAGAGATGCAGTACTTAAGTTTGAGCCTTTTGTGCTGCATGTTCAGTGCAAGAGTCTGGAGCATGCGCAACTCATG CTTAAAGCTTCTTTGGAATCAGGCTATAAGAATTCTGGTATAGTGATAGGAAGAAAATCAAGATATATGATG GCAGTCAGAAGCACTCATAGCTTAGAGGTTCCCCTGATTTGTAATGGGAATTTATTGGTCAGTAAGGAG TACATACAGTATGTTGTTGATATGGCTAACAAGAAAATGGAGGATAACAAAGATAGAATACAAAG ATTTTACACCAAATTAAAAGAGGCCATCCAGgcggaaaagaaaaagagag AGCCCAATGCTGATAAAAGGAGAGGGAGCCGAAGAACGCCACATCTTGAATCAGAAAAAACGAGCAGTGTACAAGATGTCTTATCAAATGATGACAGTGAAGACATAGAAGACTGCTTAGCGGGTTTCTATGGCGATCTAGATGACAAGTGA
- the LOC5515265 gene encoding pollen-specific leucine-rich repeat extensin-like protein 3 isoform X2, producing the protein MACQGNSTGKGRNTTEKIYVPNPIDKETKFVLIMLACLVSVSGVIGNSLILHYKRKEKKNTVRLQRALDRAHVIYAFIQSHAYSDLLGSIIGLPVLLALLFDVARNDWDCKLYKFITFLFPSITVLNVLVIAVERYLGSFHVLLVPRKQTVRRLLACVWVFGGLSALAPAACYKNLRVDMDEHRYTIGCLYDKSVPAFGVMLYSYLVLFYVFPCIILSFVAFRVTRLLNRRRTPRRSFQHKGSRLLINVLIAFVVPYSLWVLLTALRLVINPELTYQQDTILRYVFSVIAFSNGVVNPFIYLYYSDEFLDRLRKNLRINTVQFNIGSPQRDQHSVSNHEGIEVDVVQASSPLRLSVQDIKLTKVVKNGPTSRCEATSTSSSVEVPTTSHSAITYPLPSTAQCDVPCTPPPSTPCHSTAYCDVPCTPPPTTPYLSTAHRDVPCAPQPNTSYPSNAHCDVPCTPPPNTSRPSTAHRDVPCAPQPNTSYPSNAHCDVPCTPPHNTSCPSTAHHYVPCTPPPTTPCLFTAHRDVPYTPPSTTPCLSTAHCDVPYTPPSTTPCLSTAHCDVPYSPPSTTPCLSTAHCDVPCTPPSTTPCLSTAHCDVPCTPPSTTPCLSTAHCDVPYTPPSTTPCLSTAHCDVPLHLPHPVSPLLTVMYPSIYHTLSLHCSL; encoded by the exons ATGGCTTGTCAAGGAAATTCAACAGGCAAGGGCAGGAACACAACAGAAAAAATCTATGTTCCTAATCCCATCGACAAAGAAACCAAGTTCGTCCTTATAATGTTGGCCTGTTTAGTAAGCGTATCAGGAGTGATTGGGAATTCTCTGATTCTACACTACAAGCGAAAAGAGAAGAAGAACACGGTCCGATTACAAAGAGCTCTTGATCGCGCACACGTAATTTATGCTTTTATTCAGAGTCACGCTTATTCGGACCTCTTAGGGAGCATAATTGGTCTTCCTGTTTTATTAGCGCTGCTGTTTGACGTTGCGCGAAATGACTGGGACTGTAAATTGTATAAGTTTATCACGTTTCTGTTTCCTTCCATAACTGTACTCAATGTTTTAGTGATTGCAGTGGAGAGATATTTAGGGAGTTTTCACGTGTTGCTGGTGCCAAGGAAGCAAACCGTTCGCCGCTTGCTTGCCTGTGTTTGGGTTTTCGGTGGCCTTTCCGCACTTGCCCCCGCTGCGTGTTACAAGAATCTAAGAGTCGATATGGACGAGCATCGATACACTATTGGATGTCTTTACGATAAGTCGGTGCCTGCATTTGGggttatgctttatagttacCTCGTGCTGTTTTACGTATTCCCTTGTATTATTCTGAGTTTTGTGGCTTTTAGAGTTACAAGACTTCTCAACAGGCGACGAACTCCAAGACGAAGCTTTCAACATAAAGGTTCCCGCCTACTGATCAACGTTCTCATCGCGTTTGTTGTTCCATATTCACTGTGGGTCTTGCTCACAGCTCTAAGACTTGTTATCAATCCAGAGCTAACATATCAGCAAGACACGATTTTGCGTTACGTGTTTTCCGTCATAGCCTTCTCAAATGGAGTAGTTAAtccatttatttatctttacTACTCCGATGAATTCCTTGATCGGCTGCGAAAGAATTTGAGGATTAACACCGTGCAGTTTAACATTGGCAGCCCACAACGGGATCAACACTCGGTATCGAATCACGAAGGCATAGAAGTCGATGTCGTTCAAGCTTCTTCACCTCTGAGACTATCGGTACAAGATATAAAGCTTACAAAAGTTGTAAAAAACGGTCCTACCTCTCGTTGTGAGGCAACATCTACTTCATCTTCAGTTGAGGTACCAACTACCTCTCACAGTGCTATCACCTATCCGCTACCTTCTACTGCTCAATGTGAT GTACCATGTACCCCTCCACCTTCCACACCCTGTCACTCCACTGCTTACTGTGACGTACCATGTACCCCTCCaccaaccacaccctatcTCTCCACTGCTCACCGTGATGTACCATGTGCCCCTCAACCTAACACATCCTATCCCTCCAATGCTCACTGTGATGTACCATGTACCCCTCCACCTAACACATCCCGTCCCTCTACTGCTCACCGTGATGTACCATGTGCCCCTCAACCTAACACATCCTATCCCTCCAATGCTCACTGTGATGTACCATGTACCCCTCCACATAACACATCCTGTCCCTCCACTGCTCACCATTATGTTCCATGTACCCCTCCACCAACCACCCCCTGTCTCTTCACTGCTCACCGTGATGTACCATATACCCCTCCATCTACCACACCCTGTCTCTCCACTGCTCACTGTGATGTACCATATACCCCTCCATCTACCACACCCTGTCTCTCCACTGCTCACTGTGATGTACCATATAGCCCTCCATCTACCACACCCTGTCTCTCCACTGCTCACTGTGATGTACCATGTACCCCTCCATCTACCACACCCTGTCTCTCCACTGCTCACTGTGATGTACCATGTACCCCTCCATCTACCACACCCTGTCTCTCCACTGCTCACTGTGATGTACCATATACCCCTCCATCTACCACACCCTGTCTCTCCACTGCTCACTGTGATGTACCCCTCCATCTACCACACCCTGTCTCTCCACTGCTCACTGTGATGTACCCCTCCATCTACCACACCCTGTCTCTCCACTGCTCACTGTGA
- the LOC5515265 gene encoding melanopsin-A isoform X1, with protein sequence MACQGNSTGKGRNTTEKIYVPNPIDKETKFVLIMLACLVSVSGVIGNSLILHYKRKEKKNTVRLQRALDRAHVIYAFIQSHAYSDLLGSIIGLPVLLALLFDVARNDWDCKLYKFITFLFPSITVLNVLVIAVERYLGSFHVLLVPRKQTVRRLLACVWVFGGLSALAPAACYKNLRVDMDEHRYTIGCLYDKSVPAFGVMLYSYLVLFYVFPCIILSFVAFRVTRLLNRRRTPRRSFQHKGSRLLINVLIAFVVPYSLWVLLTALRLVINPELTYQQDTILRYVFSVIAFSNGVVNPFIYLYYSDEFLDRLRKNLRINTVQFNIGSPQRDQHSVSNHEGIEVDVVQASSPLRLSVQDIKLTKVVKNGPTSRCEATSTSSSVEVPTTSHSAITYPLPSTAQCDVPSTLPSTRPCPFTAYFHVPCTPPPSTPCHSTAYCDVPCTPPPTTPYLSTAHRDVPCAPQPNTSYPSNAHCDVPCTPPPNTSRPSTAHRDVPCAPQPNTSYPSNAHCDVPCTPPHNTSCPSTAHHYVPCTPPPTTPCLFTAHRDVPYTPPSTTPCLSTAHCDVPYTPPSTTPCLSTAHCDVPYSPPSTTPCLSTAHCDVPCTPPSTTPCLSTAHCDVPCTPPSTTPCLSTAHCDVPYTPPSTTPCLSTAHCDVPLHLPHPVSPLLTVMYPSIYHTLSLHCSL encoded by the coding sequence ATGGCTTGTCAAGGAAATTCAACAGGCAAGGGCAGGAACACAACAGAAAAAATCTATGTTCCTAATCCCATCGACAAAGAAACCAAGTTCGTCCTTATAATGTTGGCCTGTTTAGTAAGCGTATCAGGAGTGATTGGGAATTCTCTGATTCTACACTACAAGCGAAAAGAGAAGAAGAACACGGTCCGATTACAAAGAGCTCTTGATCGCGCACACGTAATTTATGCTTTTATTCAGAGTCACGCTTATTCGGACCTCTTAGGGAGCATAATTGGTCTTCCTGTTTTATTAGCGCTGCTGTTTGACGTTGCGCGAAATGACTGGGACTGTAAATTGTATAAGTTTATCACGTTTCTGTTTCCTTCCATAACTGTACTCAATGTTTTAGTGATTGCAGTGGAGAGATATTTAGGGAGTTTTCACGTGTTGCTGGTGCCAAGGAAGCAAACCGTTCGCCGCTTGCTTGCCTGTGTTTGGGTTTTCGGTGGCCTTTCCGCACTTGCCCCCGCTGCGTGTTACAAGAATCTAAGAGTCGATATGGACGAGCATCGATACACTATTGGATGTCTTTACGATAAGTCGGTGCCTGCATTTGGggttatgctttatagttacCTCGTGCTGTTTTACGTATTCCCTTGTATTATTCTGAGTTTTGTGGCTTTTAGAGTTACAAGACTTCTCAACAGGCGACGAACTCCAAGACGAAGCTTTCAACATAAAGGTTCCCGCCTACTGATCAACGTTCTCATCGCGTTTGTTGTTCCATATTCACTGTGGGTCTTGCTCACAGCTCTAAGACTTGTTATCAATCCAGAGCTAACATATCAGCAAGACACGATTTTGCGTTACGTGTTTTCCGTCATAGCCTTCTCAAATGGAGTAGTTAAtccatttatttatctttacTACTCCGATGAATTCCTTGATCGGCTGCGAAAGAATTTGAGGATTAACACCGTGCAGTTTAACATTGGCAGCCCACAACGGGATCAACACTCGGTATCGAATCACGAAGGCATAGAAGTCGATGTCGTTCAAGCTTCTTCACCTCTGAGACTATCGGTACAAGATATAAAGCTTACAAAAGTTGTAAAAAACGGTCCTACCTCTCGTTGTGAGGCAACATCTACTTCATCTTCAGTTGAGGTACCAACTACCTCTCACAGTGCTATCACCTATCCGCTACCTTCTACTGCTCAATGTGATGTACCATCCACCCTCCCTTCAACTAGGCCCTGTCCCTTCACTGCTTACTTTCATGTACCATGTACCCCTCCACCTTCCACACCCTGTCACTCCACTGCTTACTGTGACGTACCATGTACCCCTCCaccaaccacaccctatcTCTCCACTGCTCACCGTGATGTACCATGTGCCCCTCAACCTAACACATCCTATCCCTCCAATGCTCACTGTGATGTACCATGTACCCCTCCACCTAACACATCCCGTCCCTCTACTGCTCACCGTGATGTACCATGTGCCCCTCAACCTAACACATCCTATCCCTCCAATGCTCACTGTGATGTACCATGTACCCCTCCACATAACACATCCTGTCCCTCCACTGCTCACCATTATGTTCCATGTACCCCTCCACCAACCACCCCCTGTCTCTTCACTGCTCACCGTGATGTACCATATACCCCTCCATCTACCACACCCTGTCTCTCCACTGCTCACTGTGATGTACCATATACCCCTCCATCTACCACACCCTGTCTCTCCACTGCTCACTGTGATGTACCATATAGCCCTCCATCTACCACACCCTGTCTCTCCACTGCTCACTGTGATGTACCATGTACCCCTCCATCTACCACACCCTGTCTCTCCACTGCTCACTGTGATGTACCATGTACCCCTCCATCTACCACACCCTGTCTCTCCACTGCTCACTGTGATGTACCATATACCCCTCCATCTACCACACCCTGTCTCTCCACTGCTCACTGTGATGTACCCCTCCATCTACCACACCCTGTCTCTCCACTGCTCACTGTGATGTACCCCTCCATCTACCACACCCTGTCTCTCCACTGCTCACTGTGA
- the LOC5515265 gene encoding melanopsin-A isoform X3 encodes MACQGNSTGKGRNTTEKIYVPNPIDKETKFVLIMLACLVSVSGVIGNSLILHYKRKEKKNTVRLQRALDRAHVIYAFIQSHAYSDLLGSIIGLPVLLALLFDVARNDWDCKLYKFITFLFPSITVLNVLVIAVERYLGSFHVLLVPRKQTVRRLLACVWVFGGLSALAPAACYKNLRVDMDEHRYTIGCLYDKSVPAFGVMLYSYLVLFYVFPCIILSFVAFRVTRLLNRRRTPRRSFQHKGSRLLINVLIAFVVPYSLWVLLTALRLVINPELTYQQDTILRYVFSVIAFSNGVVNPFIYLYYSDEFLDRLRKNLRINTVQFNIGSPQRDQHSVSNHEGIEVDVVQASSPLRLSVQDIKLTKVVKNGPTSRCEATSTSSSVEVPTTSHSAITYPLPSTAQCDVPSTLPSTRPCPFTAYFHVPCTPPPSTPCHSTAYCDVPCTPPPTTPYLSTAHRDVPCAPQPNTSYPSNAHCDVPCTPPPNTSRPSTAHRDVPCAPQPNTSYPSNAHCDVPCTPPHNTSCPSTAHHYVPCTPPPTTPCLFTAHRDVPYTPPSTTPCLSTAHCDVPYTPPSTTPCLSTAHCDVPLHLPHPVSPLLTVIHPSIYHTLSLHCSL; translated from the exons ATGGCTTGTCAAGGAAATTCAACAGGCAAGGGCAGGAACACAACAGAAAAAATCTATGTTCCTAATCCCATCGACAAAGAAACCAAGTTCGTCCTTATAATGTTGGCCTGTTTAGTAAGCGTATCAGGAGTGATTGGGAATTCTCTGATTCTACACTACAAGCGAAAAGAGAAGAAGAACACGGTCCGATTACAAAGAGCTCTTGATCGCGCACACGTAATTTATGCTTTTATTCAGAGTCACGCTTATTCGGACCTCTTAGGGAGCATAATTGGTCTTCCTGTTTTATTAGCGCTGCTGTTTGACGTTGCGCGAAATGACTGGGACTGTAAATTGTATAAGTTTATCACGTTTCTGTTTCCTTCCATAACTGTACTCAATGTTTTAGTGATTGCAGTGGAGAGATATTTAGGGAGTTTTCACGTGTTGCTGGTGCCAAGGAAGCAAACCGTTCGCCGCTTGCTTGCCTGTGTTTGGGTTTTCGGTGGCCTTTCCGCACTTGCCCCCGCTGCGTGTTACAAGAATCTAAGAGTCGATATGGACGAGCATCGATACACTATTGGATGTCTTTACGATAAGTCGGTGCCTGCATTTGGggttatgctttatagttacCTCGTGCTGTTTTACGTATTCCCTTGTATTATTCTGAGTTTTGTGGCTTTTAGAGTTACAAGACTTCTCAACAGGCGACGAACTCCAAGACGAAGCTTTCAACATAAAGGTTCCCGCCTACTGATCAACGTTCTCATCGCGTTTGTTGTTCCATATTCACTGTGGGTCTTGCTCACAGCTCTAAGACTTGTTATCAATCCAGAGCTAACATATCAGCAAGACACGATTTTGCGTTACGTGTTTTCCGTCATAGCCTTCTCAAATGGAGTAGTTAAtccatttatttatctttacTACTCCGATGAATTCCTTGATCGGCTGCGAAAGAATTTGAGGATTAACACCGTGCAGTTTAACATTGGCAGCCCACAACGGGATCAACACTCGGTATCGAATCACGAAGGCATAGAAGTCGATGTCGTTCAAGCTTCTTCACCTCTGAGACTATCGGTACAAGATATAAAGCTTACAAAAGTTGTAAAAAACGGTCCTACCTCTCGTTGTGAGGCAACATCTACTTCATCTTCAGTTGAGGTACCAACTACCTCTCACAGTGCTATCACCTATCCGCTACCTTCTACTGCTCAATGTGATGTACCATCCACCCTCCCTTCAACTAGGCCCTGTCCCTTCACTGCTTACTTTCATGTACCATGTACCCCTCCACCTTCCACACCCTGTCACTCCACTGCTTACTGTGACGTACCATGTACCCCTCCaccaaccacaccctatcTCTCCACTGCTCACCGTGATGTACCATGTGCCCCTCAACCTAACACATCCTATCCCTCCAATGCTCACTGTGATGTACCATGTACCCCTCCACCTAACACATCCCGTCCCTCTACTGCTCACCGTGATGTACCATGTGCCCCTCAACCTAACACATCCTATCCCTCCAATGCTCACTGTGATGTACCATGTACCCCTCCACATAACACATCCTGTCCCTCCACTGCTCACCATTATGTTCCATGTACCCCTCCACCAACCACCCCCTGTCTCTTCACTGCTCACCGTGATGTACCATATACCCCTCCATCTACCACACCCTGTCTCTCCACTGCTCACTGTGATGTACCATATACCCCTCCATCTACCACACCCTGTCTCTCCACTGCTCACTGTGAT GTACCCCTCCATCTACCACACCCTGTCTCTCCACTGCTCACTGTGATTCACCCCTCCATCTACCACACCCTGTCTCTCCACTGCTCACTGTGA
- the LOC5515265 gene encoding tRNA wybutosine-synthesizing protein 3 homolog isoform X5, protein MAAFMAQKQQTLSQADLSKKGSIDEPIVNLVDYINGLDAFFTTSSCSGRISVFTEGHGQRKKCSEWRYITHGQADLESVLESLEDCKRDAVLKFEPFVLHVQCKSLEHAQLMAVRSTHSLEVPLICNGNLLVSKEYIQYVVDMANKKMEDNKDRIQRFYTKLKEAIQAEKKKREPNADKRRGSRRTPHLESEKTSSVQDVLSNDDSEDIEDCLAGFYGDLDDK, encoded by the exons atggcggccttCATGGCTCAAAAACAGCAAACGCTGTCTCAAGCAGATCTGAGCAAAAAGGGAAGCATAGACGAACCTATTGTTAATCTTGTGGATTATATAAACGGACTGGATGCTTTTTTCACCACAAGCTCGTGTTCTGGAAGAATATCTGTCTTTACTGAG ggtCATGGACAACGAAAGAAATGCAGTGAGTGGAGATATATCACACATGGTCAAGCTGACTTAGAATCTGTG CTTGAGTCATTAGAGGATTGTAAAAGAGATGCAGTACTTAAGTTTGAGCCTTTTGTGCTGCATGTTCAGTGCAAGAGTCTGGAGCATGCGCAACTCATG GCAGTCAGAAGCACTCATAGCTTAGAGGTTCCCCTGATTTGTAATGGGAATTTATTGGTCAGTAAGGAG TACATACAGTATGTTGTTGATATGGCTAACAAGAAAATGGAGGATAACAAAGATAGAATACAAAG ATTTTACACCAAATTAAAAGAGGCCATCCAGgcggaaaagaaaaagagag AGCCCAATGCTGATAAAAGGAGAGGGAGCCGAAGAACGCCACATCTTGAATCAGAAAAAACGAGCAGTGTACAAGATGTCTTATCAAATGATGACAGTGAAGACATAGAAGACTGCTTAGCGGGTTTCTATGGCGATCTAGATGACAAGTGA